One window from the genome of Bacillus tianshenii encodes:
- a CDS encoding YdiU family protein, translating to MTNNQETPTAGWNFDNSYARLPEAFFTSQKPVPVRSPELIIFNEQLAESLGLHAEVLESEEGTAVFAGNNVPEGASPLAQAYAGHQFGHINMLGDGRAVLLGEQITPQGDRFDIQLKGSGRTPYSRGGDGRAGLGPMLREYIISEGMHGLGIPTTRSLAVVTTGESIIRETRQRGAILTRVASSHLRVGTFEYIAGKQNVDELRALADYAIERHYPEIKEADNRYLSLLQEVMKRQAALLAQWQLIGFIHGVMNTDNMAIAGETIDYGPCAFMDTYDPKTVFSSIDVQGRYAYSNQPPIAGWNLARFAETLLPLIHDEQEQAVEIAQDELTKFPDLYRANWLAGMRAKLGIFNEEDDDQSLIEELLTLMQKNQADFTNTFRALTLEKKENWFDTTEFKKWHERWLNRLDRQQESKEQSHELMKQNNPAIIPRNYRVEEALQAAVERSDYSVMERLLKALQNPYAYSAEQEEYAKLPPETDRPYRTYCGT from the coding sequence ATGACGAATAACCAAGAAACTCCAACAGCAGGATGGAACTTCGATAACAGCTATGCTCGTTTGCCGGAAGCCTTTTTTACAAGCCAGAAGCCGGTTCCTGTCCGTTCTCCAGAGCTCATCATCTTTAATGAACAGTTGGCAGAATCACTCGGGTTACATGCGGAGGTGCTTGAAAGCGAAGAGGGGACAGCGGTTTTTGCAGGAAACAATGTTCCAGAAGGAGCTTCACCTCTTGCTCAAGCTTATGCAGGACATCAATTTGGTCACATTAACATGTTAGGTGATGGACGTGCTGTGCTCCTAGGTGAACAGATTACGCCACAGGGTGATCGATTTGATATTCAATTAAAGGGTTCAGGCAGAACGCCTTACTCCCGCGGAGGCGATGGGCGAGCGGGACTTGGGCCAATGCTGCGAGAATACATCATAAGTGAAGGCATGCATGGTCTTGGCATTCCGACAACCCGCAGCCTGGCAGTGGTGACAACAGGTGAATCGATTATCCGCGAAACGAGACAGCGTGGTGCAATTCTGACACGGGTAGCGAGTAGTCATCTTCGAGTCGGGACATTTGAATACATAGCAGGAAAGCAGAATGTCGATGAGCTTCGTGCGCTCGCAGATTATGCAATTGAACGTCACTACCCAGAGATTAAGGAGGCTGACAATCGTTATCTTTCCTTGCTTCAGGAAGTGATGAAGCGTCAGGCTGCACTTCTTGCACAGTGGCAGTTGATTGGTTTTATCCACGGCGTTATGAACACCGACAACATGGCCATTGCAGGAGAAACCATTGATTACGGACCTTGTGCATTTATGGACACATACGACCCGAAGACGGTATTCAGCTCCATTGATGTTCAAGGCCGCTATGCTTATAGCAATCAACCGCCTATTGCTGGTTGGAATCTCGCACGCTTTGCGGAAACACTTTTGCCGCTGATTCATGATGAACAAGAGCAGGCTGTAGAAATCGCTCAAGACGAGCTGACAAAATTCCCTGACCTGTATCGAGCAAATTGGCTTGCAGGAATGAGAGCAAAGCTTGGTATCTTTAATGAAGAGGATGACGATCAATCATTGATTGAGGAGCTTCTCACGCTTATGCAAAAGAATCAAGCTGACTTTACAAATACGTTCCGCGCTTTGACGTTAGAGAAGAAAGAAAATTGGTTTGATACAACGGAATTTAAGAAATGGCATGAACGCTGGTTGAACAGACTAGATAGACAGCAAGAATCAAAAGAACAATCACACGAACTAATGAAGCAGAATAACCCAGCGATCATCCCGCGGAACTACCGGGTAGAAGAAGCACTCCAAGCTGCAGTTGAACGAAGTGATTACAGTGTGATGGAGCGGTTGTTGAAAGCTCTCCAAAACCCTTATGCATATTCGGCGGAACAGGAGGAATATGCGAAGCTTCCACCTGAAACGGATAGACCGTATCGTACGTATTGTGGAACGTGA